Within Amycolatopsis sp. cg5, the genomic segment TCGACATCGGCGCGGGCGTCGAGCACGCCGTCGCGGCGACGAAGACCTACTCGGCGACACTGATGTCGCTGTATCTCCTGATCGACGCGATCCGCGGCGGCAAGGCCGAGGACGCCAAGTCGATCGGCGAGCTCGCCAGGCAGGCGCTCGACGGCGCGGGCGAGGGCGTCGGACGCGCGGTGGACCGCTACCGCTTCGTCGACCGCATCCTGACGACCGCGCGTGGTTACTCGTACCCGACCGCGCTCGAAGCGTCGCTGAAGCTGGCCGAGACCAGCTACCTGGCCGCCCGCGCGTACAGCGGCGCAGACCTGCTGCACGGCCCGGTCGCCGCGGTCAACGGCGACACCGCGGTGCTCGCGGTGACCAGCAAGGGGCATGGCAGCGAGGCCATGCGTGAAGTGCTCGAAGCCGTCAGCTCGCGTGGCGCCGACGTGCTCGCGGTCGGTTCGGCCGCCGGTGACGTCAAGTCGGCGCTGAGCATCGGCGTGCCGGAGACCGTCGAGGAACTCGCGCCGGTGCTCGAGATCCTGCCGATCCAGCGGATCGCGCTCGGCCTCTCGCTCGCCCGTGGCGGTGACCCCGACCGGCCGACCGGCCTGTTGAAGGTGACCAAGACGCGCTGATGTCCACGGGTCATGTCGTCGGCGTCGACGCCGGCGGTACCTCGACCCGAGCAGTAGCAGCCGACGCCGCCGGCTGTGTGCTCGGGACCGGGCGGAGCGGGGGCGCGAACCCCAACTCCCACCCGCCGGAGGAAGCCGCCGCCCGCATCGCCGAGGCGATCACCGCCGCGCTCGCCGGGCTGGACCCGGCGCGTACCCGCGCGTGCGTGGTCGGCATGGCCGGGGTGAGCAAGCTGACCGATCCCGCCATCGCGGCCGTGTTCACACGGACGTGGGAGCGGCTCGGCATCGGCGTGCGGATGGTCAGCGACGCGGAGGCCGCGTTCGCGTCGGCCACCTCGGCGCCGGACGGGACCGTGCTGATCGCGGGCACCGGCTCGATCGCGGGCCGGATCCGCGGCCGGAGGATGGTGTCGACCGCGGGCGGCTGGGGCTGGCTGCTCGGCGACGAAGGCTCCGCCTATTGGCTGGGCCGCGAGGCCGTTCGCTCCACTTTGGATGCACTGACGCGCGGAAACCGGCTGACCGGGTTGGCCGCCGCAGTGCTCACCGAGGCGCTGGGACCGTCCGAACTGGACGCGGGCGAAGACCGTCTCGCCCTTTCGCGCCGTCTCATCACCGGGGTCAACGCGGAGCCGCCGATCAGGCTGGCCAGGTTCGCCCCGTTGGTCAGCGCCGCGCACGACGAAGGCGAGCTGGCCGCGCTGGAGATCGTCGCGCGCGCCGCCGAACTACTCGTCGCGAACGCGCTGGCG encodes:
- a CDS encoding SIS domain-containing protein, which codes for MTVSQPVAGEHMAAEIDEQPSVLAGLVERQSEFAEVADAISKRPPRFALLAARGSSDHAAIYAKYLIEVLLGLPVGLVSPSTATIYGARPDLRDVLFVTVSQSGGSPDLIEATEVARQQGALTVSVSNTPSSPLAAAAELSVDIGAGVEHAVAATKTYSATLMSLYLLIDAIRGGKAEDAKSIGELARQALDGAGEGVGRAVDRYRFVDRILTTARGYSYPTALEASLKLAETSYLAARAYSGADLLHGPVAAVNGDTAVLAVTSKGHGSEAMREVLEAVSSRGADVLAVGSAAGDVKSALSIGVPETVEELAPVLEILPIQRIALGLSLARGGDPDRPTGLLKVTKTR
- a CDS encoding N-acetylglucosamine kinase, coding for MSTGHVVGVDAGGTSTRAVAADAAGCVLGTGRSGGANPNSHPPEEAAARIAEAITAALAGLDPARTRACVVGMAGVSKLTDPAIAAVFTRTWERLGIGVRMVSDAEAAFASATSAPDGTVLIAGTGSIAGRIRGRRMVSTAGGWGWLLGDEGSAYWLGREAVRSTLDALTRGNRLTGLAAAVLTEALGPSELDAGEDRLALSRRLITGVNAEPPIRLARFAPLVSAAHDEGELAALEIVARAAELLVANALAAREPDERTPVVLVGSVLGAGSPVGVLVRTSLRELEVVTSTDGVLGATWLAAVDAFGEDAPRPVHR